In a single window of the Desulfobacterales bacterium genome:
- the fdhF gene encoding formate dehydrogenase subunit alpha, giving the protein MPSENSVLINGNELPFEPDDTILDVAHRHSIDIPTLCHLKGATPTGACRMCVVEVKGARSLVAACAAPVAPNMEVQTETPKVIEARRMVLQLLLSSGNHNCAVSGSTANNWTEFQLNVIKAEEDTELCPVWGDCRLQDLAFRYQVTGEQFEPNETAYPMETANPFILRDFSRCIQCGRCVQACNEVQVNQAIHFGYRGAASKIIAAGDRPYINSDCVFCGECVQACPVGALVEKDSRYEARPWETQKVRTTCSYCGVGCQLNLHVKDNRVVKISGVEEAKPNFGSLCVKGRFGFDFIHSPDRLKTPLIKENGALREASWDEALDLVADKLSKIKAEHGADTIGFLTSARITNEENYIAQKFARAVVQTNNVDHCARLUHSSTVAGLAAAFGSGAMTNTIADIEEADVILITGSNTTENHPVISSGVKRAVTQKGTKLIVVDPRRIRITRYADKWLRQNLGTDVAWINGLMHVIIKEGLHDKQFIENRTEGFDEMQQMVEKFTPDMVEQITGIPAKDIIEAARLFANAERGCILYCMGITQHTTGTDNVKSLANLAMLCGNMGIAGGGVNPLRGQNNVQGACDMGGLPDVYSGYQKVIDEAARQRMAEAWGVDTLPDQPGMKVTHMMPAAHDGTFKALYVIGENPVVSDADVNHAEKCLDNLELLVVQDIFLTETAQLADVVLPTACYAEKDGTFANSERRVQRVRKAVDPPGEAWDDWKILCEISKRMGFTMDYDSSQQIMEEISKVTPSYTGISYERIEHEGLHWPCPTAEHPGTPILHGAQFTRGKGLFHAIDFIEPAEKTDAEYPLYLTTGRLLYQYHTGTMSMRTGGLNQIAPEAFVEISSQDARKFEFEDGTLVNIASRRGTIQARIKISRKAVDGTVFIPFHFATAAANRLTNGALDPISGIPEFKVCAVKVSKAA; this is encoded by the coding sequence ATGCCTTCCGAAAACAGCGTTCTCATCAATGGCAACGAATTACCGTTTGAACCCGACGATACCATTCTGGATGTGGCCCATCGACACAGTATTGATATCCCGACGCTTTGTCATCTGAAAGGAGCGACCCCCACAGGTGCCTGTCGCATGTGCGTGGTTGAGGTAAAAGGGGCGCGCAGCCTTGTAGCGGCCTGCGCCGCGCCGGTGGCCCCCAATATGGAAGTCCAGACCGAAACACCCAAGGTCATCGAAGCGCGTCGGATGGTCCTGCAGCTGCTGCTGTCTTCCGGCAACCACAATTGTGCCGTTAGCGGCAGCACCGCCAACAACTGGACCGAATTTCAATTGAATGTCATCAAAGCTGAAGAAGATACGGAACTGTGCCCGGTCTGGGGGGACTGCCGCCTGCAGGACCTGGCTTTTCGCTATCAGGTTACCGGTGAGCAGTTTGAGCCCAACGAAACGGCCTATCCAATGGAAACGGCCAATCCGTTCATCTTGCGCGATTTTTCGCGCTGCATTCAGTGCGGACGCTGCGTTCAGGCCTGCAACGAAGTACAGGTAAACCAGGCCATACATTTTGGCTACCGCGGCGCTGCCAGTAAAATTATTGCGGCCGGCGATCGACCGTACATCAACTCGGATTGCGTCTTTTGTGGTGAGTGTGTCCAGGCGTGCCCGGTAGGCGCCCTGGTTGAAAAAGATTCACGCTACGAGGCCCGCCCCTGGGAAACCCAAAAGGTGCGCACCACCTGTAGCTATTGCGGGGTAGGCTGTCAGCTCAATCTGCATGTCAAGGACAACCGGGTGGTCAAGATCAGCGGGGTGGAGGAAGCCAAGCCCAATTTTGGCAGTCTTTGCGTCAAAGGGCGTTTCGGGTTTGACTTTATCCATTCACCCGATCGTCTCAAAACCCCTTTGATTAAAGAAAACGGGGCCTTGCGTGAAGCTTCCTGGGATGAGGCCCTGGATCTTGTGGCCGATAAGCTGAGCAAGATCAAAGCCGAGCATGGCGCTGATACCATCGGGTTTTTAACATCGGCACGCATTACCAATGAAGAAAATTATATCGCCCAAAAATTTGCCCGCGCAGTGGTACAAACCAACAATGTGGACCACTGCGCCCGGCTCTGACATTCTTCCACCGTGGCCGGTCTGGCCGCAGCTTTCGGAAGCGGGGCAATGACCAACACCATCGCCGATATTGAAGAGGCGGATGTCATTTTAATCACCGGATCCAATACCACTGAAAACCATCCGGTGATCTCCAGCGGGGTTAAGCGGGCCGTCACCCAAAAAGGGACCAAACTCATCGTTGTCGATCCGCGGCGCATCCGCATCACGCGATATGCGGACAAATGGCTGCGCCAGAATTTGGGAACCGATGTGGCCTGGATCAACGGTTTGATGCATGTGATCATCAAGGAAGGGCTGCACGATAAGCAATTCATCGAAAACCGCACCGAGGGTTTTGATGAAATGCAGCAAATGGTTGAAAAATTTACCCCGGATATGGTGGAGCAAATCACCGGTATCCCGGCGAAGGATATTATCGAGGCTGCCCGGCTGTTTGCCAACGCCGAGCGCGGCTGCATCTTATACTGTATGGGTATCACCCAGCACACCACCGGGACCGATAATGTCAAATCTTTGGCCAATCTGGCCATGCTGTGCGGCAATATGGGCATCGCCGGCGGCGGGGTCAATCCACTGCGCGGCCAAAACAATGTGCAGGGCGCCTGTGACATGGGCGGGCTGCCGGATGTGTATTCCGGTTACCAGAAAGTCATTGATGAGGCAGCGCGCCAGCGCATGGCTGAGGCCTGGGGGGTTGACACGCTGCCCGACCAGCCCGGCATGAAGGTCACCCACATGATGCCGGCCGCCCATGACGGCACCTTTAAAGCCCTGTATGTCATCGGTGAAAATCCGGTGGTTTCCGATGCGGATGTCAACCATGCTGAAAAATGTTTGGATAATCTCGAGCTTCTGGTGGTGCAGGACATCTTTCTGACCGAAACCGCCCAGCTGGCCGATGTCGTTTTGCCGACTGCCTGTTATGCCGAAAAAGACGGCACCTTTGCCAATAGCGAGCGTCGCGTCCAGCGGGTGCGCAAAGCCGTTGACCCACCCGGAGAGGCCTGGGACGATTGGAAAATTCTGTGTGAAATTTCCAAGCGGATGGGATTTACCATGGATTATGACAGCAGCCAGCAGATTATGGAAGAAATATCAAAGGTGACGCCGTCTTATACCGGCATCAGCTATGAGCGCATCGAGCATGAGGGGCTGCACTGGCCCTGCCCGACAGCCGAACACCCCGGCACCCCCATCTTGCACGGTGCGCAATTTACGCGCGGCAAGGGTCTTTTCCATGCCATTGATTTCATCGAGCCGGCCGAAAAGACCGATGCGGAATACCCCTTGTATCTGACCACCGGCCGGCTGCTCTACCAGTACCATACCGGCACGATGTCCATGCGAACCGGAGGGTTGAATCAGATTGCGCCGGAGGCCTTTGTGGAAATTTCATCACAGGATGCGCGCAAATTCGAATTCGAAGACGGCACCCTGGTCAACATAGCCTCTCGTCGGGGCACCATCCAGGCGCGCATTAAAATATCGCGCAAGGCTGTTGACGGGACCGTTTTCATTCCTTTTCATTTCGCTACCGCAGCTGCCAACCGGTTGACCAACGGGGCACTGGATCCGATTTCGGGTATCCCGGAATTTAAGGTGTGTGCGGTTAAGGTCTCCAAAGCCGCATAG
- a CDS encoding VanZ family protein encodes MADKLQSKVRLFLLYWLPLIAACVAIFIQSSFRGPERMPEVRFLDKLLHFGAYAVLAILFYRAYETLPLKNSRNLLILISIFSATLYGISDEIHQYFVPFRHADMMDVVANTIGSICGVLFYDRWKMRKKTPLPGNP; translated from the coding sequence ATGGCTGATAAGCTTCAATCAAAAGTTCGTCTTTTCCTCCTCTACTGGCTGCCGTTGATCGCCGCCTGTGTGGCCATATTCATTCAATCCAGCTTCCGCGGCCCTGAGCGTATGCCGGAGGTACGGTTTTTAGACAAACTGCTGCATTTTGGGGCTTATGCCGTGCTGGCGATCCTGTTCTATAGAGCCTATGAGACCCTGCCGCTTAAAAATAGCCGTAACCTTCTGATATTGATAAGTATTTTCTCAGCAACCCTCTATGGTATCAGTGATGAAATTCATCAATATTTTGTTCCCTTCCGGCATGCCGATATGATGGATGTGGTTGCCAACACAATCGGCAGCATTTGCGGCGTCCTTTTTTACGATAGGTGGAAAATGCGAAAAAAAACGCCATTGCCCGGCAACCCATGA
- the thrS gene encoding threonine--tRNA ligase — MVNITLPDGSRKAFENSPTGTDLAEGISADFARRCVAMEINDELVDLNTAISGDARVRLITEKDPEALHILRHSAAHVMAQAILRLYKDAKLTIGPAIEDGFYYDIDMPPVSEDDFPKIEAEIKKIIKAKMPIYRKEIPKAEAIEFYKDEPYKQEMLADLEDGTISIYQQGEFTDLCRGPHVPHTGHVKALKLVKVSGAYWRADPTRAQLQRIYGTAFFSKKKLKAHLNFLEEAKKRNHRKIGQALDLFSFHDEAPGMPFFHPKGMVVWNTLLDYWRAEHRAAGYVETKTPIMLNRALWEKSGHWENYRENMYTSSIDDNDYAIKPMNCPGGMLIYGRKPHSYRDLPLRAAEVGLVHRHELSGVLQGLFRVRAFHQDDAHLYMMPEHIKDEILGVLCLSERMYTTFGLGFHLELSTRPEKSIGNDAQWDEATTGLESGLKAYGHDYTLNEGDGAFYGPKIDLHIKDALNRTWQCGTIQLDMALPERFNLTFIGKDNERHRPIMIHRTVFGSIERFLGILIEHFAGKLPLWLAPVQATILPINDDLISHAQAVKAELEKAELRVEIDDRAESLNKKVREAQLNQIPLILTVGAKEKDAGTLSVRTLDGHVKYGLSHDEFLNTVQAHIRKRELALDLFKE; from the coding sequence ATGGTAAATATAACACTTCCAGACGGCAGCCGAAAGGCTTTTGAGAATTCTCCCACCGGAACAGACCTGGCAGAAGGCATTTCCGCCGACTTTGCCCGTCGCTGCGTGGCCATGGAAATAAACGATGAGCTGGTTGATTTGAATACAGCAATCAGCGGCGATGCCCGCGTGCGTCTGATCACCGAAAAAGATCCTGAAGCGCTGCACATATTACGGCACTCGGCGGCTCACGTGATGGCCCAGGCGATATTGCGGCTTTACAAGGATGCCAAACTGACCATTGGCCCGGCCATCGAGGACGGGTTTTATTACGACATCGACATGCCGCCGGTGTCAGAAGATGATTTTCCCAAAATTGAAGCTGAAATCAAAAAAATCATCAAAGCCAAGATGCCGATCTACCGCAAAGAGATCCCCAAAGCCGAAGCAATTGAATTTTACAAAGATGAGCCTTACAAGCAGGAAATGTTAGCCGATTTGGAAGACGGCACCATCTCGATCTACCAGCAGGGCGAATTTACCGACCTGTGCCGCGGCCCCCATGTGCCGCATACCGGACATGTCAAAGCCCTCAAGCTGGTCAAGGTGTCAGGCGCTTACTGGCGGGCGGATCCGACCCGGGCCCAGCTGCAGCGAATTTATGGAACAGCTTTTTTTTCCAAAAAAAAGCTGAAGGCCCACCTGAATTTTCTGGAAGAGGCCAAAAAAAGAAACCATCGCAAAATCGGCCAGGCGCTGGATCTGTTCAGTTTTCACGATGAAGCGCCGGGGATGCCATTTTTCCATCCCAAAGGAATGGTGGTCTGGAACACCCTGTTGGACTATTGGCGCGCCGAGCACCGTGCTGCCGGATACGTGGAAACCAAAACGCCGATTATGCTCAATCGCGCGCTGTGGGAAAAAAGCGGCCACTGGGAAAATTATCGCGAAAATATGTATACATCGAGCATTGATGACAATGATTATGCCATCAAACCGATGAATTGCCCCGGCGGTATGCTCATTTATGGTCGCAAACCGCACTCATACAGGGATTTGCCGCTGCGTGCCGCAGAGGTGGGGCTGGTCCACCGGCATGAACTCAGCGGGGTGCTGCAGGGTCTGTTTCGAGTGAGAGCCTTTCATCAAGATGATGCCCATCTGTACATGATGCCCGAGCACATCAAAGATGAAATTCTGGGGGTGCTGTGTCTGTCCGAGCGAATGTACACCACTTTTGGGCTGGGGTTCCATCTCGAGCTGTCGACGCGGCCGGAAAAATCCATCGGCAACGACGCCCAATGGGATGAGGCCACCACCGGTTTAGAATCCGGTCTCAAGGCTTACGGCCACGATTATACGCTCAATGAGGGCGACGGCGCGTTTTACGGACCCAAAATCGATCTGCATATTAAAGACGCCCTGAACCGCACCTGGCAATGCGGCACCATCCAGCTGGATATGGCCTTGCCGGAGCGCTTTAACCTGACCTTTATCGGCAAGGACAACGAGCGCCACCGACCGATTATGATTCACCGCACGGTTTTCGGCTCGATCGAACGCTTTTTGGGCATCCTGATCGAGCATTTTGCGGGCAAGCTTCCGCTGTGGCTAGCGCCGGTTCAGGCCACGATATTGCCGATCAACGATGACCTGATATCCCATGCCCAGGCGGTCAAAGCCGAGCTTGAAAAAGCCGAGCTGCGGGTGGAGATCGATGATCGGGCCGAAAGCCTGAACAAAAAAGTCCGCGAAGCCCAGCTAAATCAAATCCCGCTGATTTTGACGGTGGGGGCCAAGGAGAAAGATGCCGGCACCCTGTCGGTACGCACCCTGGATGGCCACGTCAAATACGGCCTTTCCCACGATGAATTTCTAAATACGGTGCAGGCGCATATCCGCAAACGGGAGCTGGCATTGGACCTTTTTAAGGAATAG
- a CDS encoding HRDC domain-containing protein, with translation MRRRRAHRHLNIATYSELERFANRLAKQRIIGVDLEADSMYHFREKVCLIQIATSHTTAVIDPLQLDNLTVLKPVFKRRDILKVFHGADYDIRSLYRDFKININNLFDTELACRFLGFKETGLEAVLKKRYNVRLDKKYQRKDWSKRPLPQEMIAYAAKDVRYLIPLAKSLQQELKNKGRLGWVEEECHHLSRVRPANNNSRPLFVAFKGAGKLGPRGLAVLEELLQMRKKIALRQDKPLFRIIGNKSLLKLAEARPQNLTKLKKSEILGSKQFDRYGSSIMAAVTKARQIPTKNLPKYPRKTAPMVPAIVAKRVKELRTWRDRMAEQLKVDPAIICTKALISAIAVQKPVNKSSLSKIKGLKNWQVTEFGRDIINILNTVG, from the coding sequence ATGCGAAGACGCCGCGCTCACCGCCACCTAAACATCGCCACTTATTCCGAACTCGAACGGTTTGCCAACCGGCTGGCGAAACAGCGCATTATCGGCGTTGATCTTGAGGCAGACTCCATGTATCATTTCCGCGAGAAGGTCTGTTTGATCCAGATTGCCACCTCGCACACCACGGCCGTCATTGACCCCCTGCAATTGGATAACCTGACTGTTTTGAAGCCTGTTTTTAAACGCCGCGATATTTTGAAAGTCTTTCATGGGGCCGATTATGACATTCGCTCCCTTTATCGTGATTTTAAAATCAACATCAACAATCTTTTTGACACCGAGCTGGCGTGCCGCTTTTTAGGATTTAAAGAGACCGGTTTGGAAGCTGTGCTTAAAAAGCGGTACAATGTGCGCCTGGACAAAAAATATCAACGTAAAGATTGGTCAAAACGCCCGCTGCCGCAAGAAATGATTGCCTACGCCGCCAAGGATGTGCGCTATCTGATCCCGCTGGCAAAAAGCCTGCAACAGGAGCTTAAAAACAAGGGGCGTCTGGGCTGGGTTGAAGAGGAATGCCACCATCTGAGCAGGGTCAGACCGGCTAATAACAATTCGCGCCCCCTGTTTGTGGCTTTTAAAGGTGCCGGCAAACTGGGTCCCAGGGGGCTGGCAGTCCTTGAAGAGCTGCTGCAAATGCGCAAAAAAATTGCACTGCGGCAGGACAAACCCCTTTTCAGAATTATTGGAAACAAATCCCTGCTGAAGCTGGCCGAGGCACGCCCGCAGAATCTAACCAAACTCAAAAAATCGGAAATTCTGGGATCAAAACAATTCGATCGATACGGCAGCAGCATTATGGCGGCCGTTACCAAAGCCCGGCAGATCCCAACCAAAAATTTACCGAAATACCCGCGCAAAACCGCTCCCATGGTTCCCGCGATAGTGGCCAAACGCGTTAAAGAGCTCCGTACCTGGCGGGACCGCATGGCAGAACAGCTGAAAGTGGATCCGGCCATCATCTGCACCAAGGCCCTGATCAGCGCCATCGCCGTGCAGAAACCCGTTAACAAGAGCAGTCTATCCAAAATAAAGGGGCTCAAAAACTGGCAGGTGACAGAATTTGGCCGTGATATCATCAATATTTTAAATACGGTCGGTTAG
- a CDS encoding CocE/NonD family hydrolase: protein MATEEKLTIPSGGYALEGLWQAGTGDRGVVITHPHSLYGGTMHNPVVETIQSAYRQNGYATLRFNFRGVGGSQGDFNNGIGEQDDVRAAIASIQEKGVSAVDLAGYSFGAWVNARLIANDPIAIASMLMVAPPVGFIEFGDVSTLSCLKMVVTGSRDDIAPAGQIRDLLSIWNSDARFEIIDGCDHFYAGYLDKLNSILTSFLQNQQVQ from the coding sequence ATGGCGACGGAAGAAAAATTGACCATACCCTCCGGAGGCTATGCGCTGGAAGGCCTGTGGCAGGCCGGCACCGGCGACAGGGGTGTTGTGATCACCCACCCCCATTCTCTGTATGGCGGTACGATGCACAATCCGGTCGTCGAAACCATTCAAAGTGCCTACCGCCAAAACGGTTATGCCACCCTGCGATTTAATTTCAGAGGCGTGGGGGGCAGTCAGGGAGACTTTAACAACGGGATTGGCGAGCAGGACGATGTTCGCGCTGCTATTGCAAGCATTCAAGAAAAGGGCGTCAGTGCAGTAGATCTGGCCGGCTACTCTTTCGGCGCCTGGGTCAATGCCCGACTGATTGCCAATGATCCCATTGCCATCGCGTCTATGCTGATGGTGGCGCCGCCGGTTGGATTCATTGAATTTGGCGATGTCAGCACACTAAGCTGTCTGAAAATGGTGGTCACCGGCAGCCGGGACGACATCGCACCTGCAGGCCAAATCCGCGACCTGTTGTCGATCTGGAATTCAGATGCCCGTTTTGAGATCATCGACGGCTGTGACCACTTTTACGCCGGCTATCTGGACAAGCTGAACTCCATCCTGACATCCTTCCTGCAAAACCAGCAGGTTCAATAA